AGCGCCTAATTCTTTTACTTCGTCAACGATAGAGATACGCTTACGGTCAATTTCGTAACCTTTCTGGTCACGGATAGCACGTGCGATCTGTAAAGAGGTAACACTACCGAAGATCTTGCCGCTCGTACCGGTTTTAGCACCGATTTTCACAGAGCTTTCTTTCAGTACAGCTACTACTTTGTTGATCTCAGCCAGCATCGCAGCTTCTTTCTTAGCCTTTACTTTCAGTTTTTCCTGTAATTGCTTCAGGTTAGAAGGATTAGCTTCCACTGCAAACTTCTGAGGGATCAGGTAGTTACGCGCATAACCGTTTTTCACAGTTACCAGTTCGTTGGCACCACCCAGGTTGTCTACGTCTTGAATTAAAATGATTTGCATTTTGCTATTTTTTTAGCGGCCCGTTGCCCAGTTTTTTACAACTGTCTTCCCTTTCTCAGGGAGTTAGGGGCGGTTACTAAATGAATCAGCATTCAAAATGAATTTGAATGCTGAACCTTGTTCTATTTCAAAAGATCGGTTACGTATGGTAACAGCGCCATCTGGCGTGCTTTCTTAATAGCTTCGCCAACTTTACGCTGGTACTTCAGAGAGTTACCAGTTAAACGACGAGGTAAAATTTTACCTTGCTCGTTAACAAACTTCTTCAGGAATTCAACGTCTTTATAGTCGATGTACTTAATACCGTATTTCTTAAAGCGGCAGAATTTCTTCTTAGGCTTCTCCTGCTTGATCGCAGTCAGGTATTTAATTTCATTTGCTTTTGCCATGATAATTAAGCCTCCACTTTTTCGTTTGCAGTATTAACACCACTTCTTTTCCTTCCATTATACTCGACGGCGTATTTATCGAGTACAGTGATCATGTGACGCATAACTTGCTCGTCGCGTAACATCTGGATCTTAAACTTCTCATTGAAGCTGGTTGGCGCACTATATTCCAGAACCCAGTAAATACCTGTGGTTTTCTTCTGGATGGGGTACGCCAGTGATTTCAGACCCCAGGGGTTGCTGTGCGCAATAGTTCCACCAGCTTCAGTGATGAAGTCAGTGTACTTTTTCTGAGCCGCTTTAAACTCGTCTTCAGAAAGCACAGGGGTAAAAATCACCATCAATTCGTAATTGCTCATTACCCTGATTTTTGTTTTTAAATTAAATTTGTTACTCCCCAGCGAAAATCCAGGATTCTCATTGGGGCTGCAAAGGTAGTTAATTCCAATGCATTTTCAGCACAAATTTACCAAAATAGCCGCGTCACCCCTCCAAAATCGCTACTTACCTCTCATAAAACCGCTTACCTCCAAAATGGCCATAAAGCTGCCCCTGATGCTAAAAAGCAGGCATAATCTTTTTTTCTTTCTGCAATGCATTGAAAAACAGTTGTTTAATTGGGTATGCTTTTTTATAGTTCCCATCATAAAACATAAAACCATGAAAAAAACAGACACAGCCGGAGAAAACAACTTCAAATCAAAAGGGCAGAAAGTGCTCGATCAGCACCAAAACAACCAGGCCAATAGCGACAATTCTATCCTGGAAGACAAAAAAACACGCAAAAAAGAGGGTTACCCTGGTATGGCAGAGCAGGAGTCTCAATTTAAAATCCAGGACGAGTTTATTGACCGGGATAATAATAACAGCCGCAATACAGCTAACCCAGCCTCTGAAAAAGAGAATGCTTCTGGAGGAGACTGAAAAGGATATAAGGCAGGAAGTAAACAGGATATAAATACCTGCTGCCCGCAAAAGCAGCCGCTGTTGAGTAACTGGCTAAAGTCACGGTAAAGAAACTGGCTGGAGTTACTGTTGAGTAACCAGGTAACGTCACTGTAGCGTAACTGGAATAATACAGCTGGTAGGTTCGCGGCAGTTTCGCTTTCCGTTACCCGGCAGGCTGCCCCTCTGGTACATTGTTTGAGGCAAAACAGATATGAAGATATTTATTACGCGTATCATCCCCGCAAAAGGATTGCAACTTTTGAAGGATGCTGGTCATACTATCACACAATACGAAGAAAAAAGACCCCTGACACAGGAAGAACTGATAGAGGCCTGCAGCAGGCACGATGCCTTGCTGAGCGTTGGCCCCAACAAACTCGATGAAACTTTCTTCTCCCGGTGCAAACATCTTAAGGCCATTTCTTTATTATCTGTTGGATACGATAATGTTGACGTCGCCGCCGCCAATAAATACCGGATGGCGATAGGCAATACGCCGGGTGTACTTAGCGGCGCTACTGCCGACACTGCCTTCCTGCTCATGCTGGCTGTATCCCGCAAAGCTTTTTTCCTCAGCAACAAAATCGGCAGGGGAGAATGGGGATTCTTTGAGCCTACGGCAGGACTTGGAATAGAGCTGAATAACAAAACACTCGGCATCTTTGGCCTGGGCAGAATAGGAATGGAACTGGCTAAAAAAAGCATTGGCGCCTATAATATGAATATCATCTATCATAACAGGCACCATAACGAAGTAGCTGAAAAAGAACTCGGTGCCCGTTATGTATCCTTTGAAGAATTGCTGCGGGAGTCGGATGTGCTGTCGGTTCATGCCAACCTGTCACCGGAAACAAAGGGAGTTTTCAATGCCAATACATTTAGTCAGATGAAGTCATCTGCTATTTTCATTAATACGGCGCGGGGAGGTCTGCACAACGAAGAAGATCTTACAGCCGCCGTAAAGAACGGTACTATCTGGGGCGCTGGTCTCGATGTCACCAATCCGGAACCCATGAAGCCCGATAGTCCACTGCTGACGATGCCCACCGTTTGCATATTACCTCATATAGGATCGGCTACGATGGAAACACGCGACGCTATGTCCGAAATAGCGGCACGGAATATATTGGCAGCGCTGGCGGGCGAAAAAATGCCCCATGCCATCAACCCGGAAGTATATAAACAACAGGTGGTATAATAACCCAGGCAAACGGAGCCGGCTAAAGGGCCGGCCCGGGTTATCATAAACACATCAGTTTTTTACGAGGCCGGCAGCAAAGTATTCACAAACGCAATCGACAATGGAAAAGCGGCATCCCTTTCAGCAGCCAGCTTCCAACTGTTTATTTGTTTGTCATACACCTCTTCCGCCGCCTTTAAAAGCAGCCCAACCCTGCCATATAAAACATCCGCTGCTTCCATCGATACAATAAATTCATCATCATATCCACGCTTCCCAGGCCCCCAAAAAAGCACTAACACCCTAAAACACACCACAAAATGCCCCCGGCAATCATAAATCTGCCGCTTCGCTTGCTGTTTAGCCACTACGCATCATAAACAATTCCATCTACGAAGAAATACGCTTTAAACCTATACGATAGAGCTACGCAAGAGATACAAAGGGGCTATACATGAGCACTGAAAGTAACCCTCACGTATAGCCTTTGTGCCATTCTCAACAACCTCACTCGATCATGAATGACGCTCGCTGTGAACAACAATGAACCCATCCATTATAACTTAAGCTTTTGAGACACATCCTGCTCCTGTTCAGGCTGTGCCATATGCCGCTGTTAAAATTTAAACGCTACACCAGCCGCAAAGTTGCGTGGCGCCTGCGCATTACCCCAGGGACCCCAGTACTTTTCATTGCTGATATTATCTAAACGGAAATATAAACGCCATTGAGGAAAGTCATAAGAAACAACGCTGTTAAATACCAGGAACTCAGGAATGGTGAATGTATTAACATCATCATACCAACTGTTGCTTTGATAGTTGACACCCGCACCCAATCTGAGACCCTTTAAAACACCTTGCTGCAACTGGTAACTGATCCAGCCATTAGCAATGCTGCCGGGAGCACGTGCAGGTGTTTTGCCTTGTATGTTGGCGTTCGATTTGGTGTATTCGCTTTTGTTATAAGCATAGCCCGCAATAATGTTGAGGCCGGGAATAGGACTGCTATTAACTTCTACTTCAAGTCCTTTGCTTAACTGGGTGCCATCCTGGATCTGGAAATTAACATCATCGGGATTGGTACGCAGTTTATCGCTTACCTTGATATTATAATAGCTGATAGTTGCTGCCAGCTTTCCATCGAGAAGCTCTGTTTTTACACCGCCTTCCCATTGGTTCGCCCTCTCGGGGTTAAATAATTTACCGTTTTTATCAGTGCTGGTTGAATAGTTGAATCCATTAAGATAGTTGCCAAACACCGATACTTTGTCCTTCACTACCTGGTAAATTAAACCTGCCTTGGGTGAAAACGTCGATTTGGTATAAGCTCCCGTTGTTGCGTTGGTGATAAACGAGGTTGTTCCTTTTGCATCCACCTTGTCATAACGAACAGCGAGCATGACCATTAGGTTTTCGGTGAGGTTCACGAGATCCGATGCATAGATGCCAAAATTATAAGTGTTGCTTTTGAAGGCGCTGGTAGGAGAAAGCTGTGCAAGACGCTGATCTATCTTGTCACGGGTGATATAAGGCGCCACACCATTGATGGCTACGGTATCGTAAACAAACCTTTTAATATAGGTAGGGTTGGTTACAGATTGCACCATGTCGCCGCCTATGAGTATACGGTGCCGCATATGTGCAATATTCAGGTCGCCGTTAAAGTTCAGCTGGGCATTGTTGTTATAGTAGCTGTGCGCGTAACGCTGTACGGTTCTGCTTACAGAATCACCCCTCAGCAAAGTAGGAGTGAACTGCAACTGGTCTTTGGCGTTTACACCTGCATAAGTGTATACCAGGCTTGCAGACCACTGACTGCTGATCTTATAATCTGCTTTTGCAAAAAAGGTATATCCTTTTAAAGTAGAAGTAAGATCGTCTGAAGAAAAAGTACGCTTATAGATATTGTTCAAACCTTCGTAACTCTTCATGCCGGGGTAAGCAGCAGCGCTGGGAGTAAAACCAATACCCGTGTTGGTGCCATAGTTATTATACAATTCCATGTCTGCCGATAAAGTAAGCTTGTCGTTTACCTTATACTGGAAAGAGGGCGCTATGAAATAATTGGTCTGGAAGCCGTTCTCCTGGAAACTGCCTGCAGAATGACGGGCAGCGTTCAAACGGAATAAAGTTGTTTTTTGCTTGTTAAGCGGCGTGTTCATATCAACGGTGATCCTGTTCAAACCAAAGCTGCCGCCTGTGAAAGCTATTTCGGTAGAGGCCGTTTCAAAAGGTTTTTTGGTAACCCTGTTTACAACGCCGCCATAGGAAATAGAAGAAGATCCAAACAATGTTCCTGAAGGGCCTTTTATAATTTCAATTTTTTCAAGGTTGGCAACTTCAGTAGCTGTAAGCTGCGAAGCTACCAGCCCGTTGCGCATATAATTACCGGTACGGAACCCCCTGATGAAAGCAGAAGTTCTGCCGTTCGAAACCTGCTCGAGGGAGTTGACGCCCGCAACGTTTCTGAATGCATCACGATAGTCGACGATCACCTGGTCTTTGATAAGTTCGGCAGAGATGGTGGTATACACCTGCGGATTCTCCAGGTTTTTAAGCGGCATACGCGCAACATAGTCGCTCGATTTAATAGCATATTTATTCCTGCGGCCGGCATTAACCAGTACGTTTTCGAGCTCGGTAGCTGTTTCCTGGATAATAAATTTAGCAGTAGCGGTGCCGCCTGCTGTTACCTGTACGCTTTGTTGCTGGTTGCCGATGCCTACCGCAGAAAGCAGCAGCTGATAAGTACCGGGCTTTAATTTTTTGAAGAGGAATTCTCCCTTATCATCGCTGATGGTGCCAAAGCTGCTGCCTTCAATGCGAATAGAGATACCGGGTACGGGCTGATTGTCACTTGTAACAACATTTCCCCTGATAGCAGGTGCAGTGTTTTGCGCCACAGCCATCCGGAAAAATGAAAAAATGCAAAGTGCGAGTAATTGCAGTTGTTTCATAAAATGTAAATGAGCCGCAAATTTCAAGCTGCCTGCCACTTGTTCATTTATGTAAAGAGGAATTATTGTTGTCGAGATAAGGAATGAATTTCATTGTGTCACCATGAGATAATGGCTGTTTATCTCTATCCGGATTAATGTTATTCGATGCCGGACATGGTATAGATTATGGTTGCTCTTTGCTTAAGGATCATAAGAGAACGTAGGAACGAATGAACAGGTATTTGAACAGCCTCCTTAAAAAGAGAGAGCGTCTCATGAGCCGAGACGCTCTCCTGTACCAAAACAAACTGCTATGAGGGAACATTCGATTGTACTGCAAAGGTCTTTGTTACACCGGTCATTGGGTTACGTTATCGGTAAAATGATTTACGCAATGCGAAATGCCGGCACGTCTTCCTCTCTGCTATTGTATTGCCCTGATCTGCCCTGCAGCTTTCAGCAGTACAATATATACAGGGAAATGATCACTGAATCCGCCCCGGTACGAATACCTGTCCCAGCTGCGCATAGGGTAACCCTTATAGCGGCCCGCTGGCTCCTGCATCCACGGCTCCCGCAATACGACAGCTTTATAAAAGAAATACCCCGTTTGCGGTTTTAACAGAAAGGGATAACTTATCAATATCTGGTCAAATAAACTCCAGGTGTCCTGGTAGGCAAGTGTGCCTGTTCCTTTGCGATACAATTGCTGCCATGGATTGTAAAGCTGCCCGGGCGCTACTTTGCTGCGGTCTCCTGCTGCTCCCAATACACGGGTGATACTCCGGCTGACAGGGTCGTCATTGAAGTCTCCCATAACTATAAGTTTTGAGCCGGGACGTGCTGTCATAACAGAGTCGCTGTGCCTGCGGCATACGTTTGCAGCAGCGGCGCGTGATGGAAAACTATAACGCTCGCCACCAAGACGGCTGGGCCAGTGATTCACATAGCAGTCGACTCGTTCCCCGTTCAGCAACCCGCTTACCCATAAAATATCCCGGGTACGATGCACTTCCCCTTTCGGGGAAAGGTAATTGTCAATAGGTAAACTCACCGGCAGGGCTTTGCTGCTGTCGGGTGTAAAGTATTGCGGCTGGTATAACAACCCCACATCAACACCACGCGCATCTTTCGAATCGTAGTGTACAATCTGGTAGTGCCGCGATGATAAAAGCGGATGCCGTACCAGGTCCCGCAATACATTGTAATTTTCAATTTCAGCCACGCCCAGTAAAGCCGCTCCGTCTTTGTTTACAGTAGTGCCCATAACTGCAATGACACGGGCAAGCTGACTTATCTTGTGATCATATCTGCTGCTGTTATAGCGGCGTACACCTCCGGGAAGAAATTCCTCGTCATAAATGTTGGGGTCATCCAATGTGTCGTATAAATTCTCACAATTATAAAAACCGATAACAACAGGCTGGTAAACCTGTTGCTGCGTATCTGCAGTCTTCAGTAGGAATAAGAAAGGAAGTAAAAGCAATAATTCAAAGGT
The sequence above is a segment of the Filimonas effusa genome. Coding sequences within it:
- the rpsF gene encoding 30S ribosomal protein S6, which gives rise to MSNYELMVIFTPVLSEDEFKAAQKKYTDFITEAGGTIAHSNPWGLKSLAYPIQKKTTGIYWVLEYSAPTSFNEKFKIQMLRDEQVMRHMITVLDKYAVEYNGRKRSGVNTANEKVEA
- the rpsR gene encoding 30S ribosomal protein S18; amino-acid sequence: MAKANEIKYLTAIKQEKPKKKFCRFKKYGIKYIDYKDVEFLKKFVNEQGKILPRRLTGNSLKYQRKVGEAIKKARQMALLPYVTDLLK
- the rplI gene encoding 50S ribosomal protein L9, translated to MQIILIQDVDNLGGANELVTVKNGYARNYLIPQKFAVEANPSNLKQLQEKLKVKAKKEAAMLAEINKVVAVLKESSVKIGAKTGTSGKIFGSVTSLQIARAIRDQKGYEIDRKRISIVDEVKELGAYKASIDFGNGNVTEVEFEVVGE
- a CDS encoding TonB-dependent receptor gives rise to the protein MKQLQLLALCIFSFFRMAVAQNTAPAIRGNVVTSDNQPVPGISIRIEGSSFGTISDDKGEFLFKKLKPGTYQLLLSAVGIGNQQQSVQVTAGGTATAKFIIQETATELENVLVNAGRRNKYAIKSSDYVARMPLKNLENPQVYTTISAELIKDQVIVDYRDAFRNVAGVNSLEQVSNGRTSAFIRGFRTGNYMRNGLVASQLTATEVANLEKIEIIKGPSGTLFGSSSISYGGVVNRVTKKPFETASTEIAFTGGSFGLNRITVDMNTPLNKQKTTLFRLNAARHSAGSFQENGFQTNYFIAPSFQYKVNDKLTLSADMELYNNYGTNTGIGFTPSAAAYPGMKSYEGLNNIYKRTFSSDDLTSTLKGYTFFAKADYKISSQWSASLVYTYAGVNAKDQLQFTPTLLRGDSVSRTVQRYAHSYYNNNAQLNFNGDLNIAHMRHRILIGGDMVQSVTNPTYIKRFVYDTVAINGVAPYITRDKIDQRLAQLSPTSAFKSNTYNFGIYASDLVNLTENLMVMLAVRYDKVDAKGTTSFITNATTGAYTKSTFSPKAGLIYQVVKDKVSVFGNYLNGFNYSTSTDKNGKLFNPERANQWEGGVKTELLDGKLAATISYYNIKVSDKLRTNPDDVNFQIQDGTQLSKGLEVEVNSSPIPGLNIIAGYAYNKSEYTKSNANIQGKTPARAPGSIANGWISYQLQQGVLKGLRLGAGVNYQSNSWYDDVNTFTIPEFLVFNSVVSYDFPQWRLYFRLDNISNEKYWGPWGNAQAPRNFAAGVAFKF
- a CDS encoding 2-hydroxyacid dehydrogenase gives rise to the protein MKIFITRIIPAKGLQLLKDAGHTITQYEEKRPLTQEELIEACSRHDALLSVGPNKLDETFFSRCKHLKAISLLSVGYDNVDVAAANKYRMAIGNTPGVLSGATADTAFLLMLAVSRKAFFLSNKIGRGEWGFFEPTAGLGIELNNKTLGIFGLGRIGMELAKKSIGAYNMNIIYHNRHHNEVAEKELGARYVSFEELLRESDVLSVHANLSPETKGVFNANTFSQMKSSAIFINTARGGLHNEEDLTAAVKNGTIWGAGLDVTNPEPMKPDSPLLTMPTVCILPHIGSATMETRDAMSEIAARNILAALAGEKMPHAINPEVYKQQVV
- a CDS encoding endonuclease/exonuclease/phosphatase family protein, which translates into the protein MYYTFELLLLLPFLFLLKTADTQQQVYQPVVIGFYNCENLYDTLDDPNIYDEEFLPGGVRRYNSSRYDHKISQLARVIAVMGTTVNKDGAALLGVAEIENYNVLRDLVRHPLLSSRHYQIVHYDSKDARGVDVGLLYQPQYFTPDSSKALPVSLPIDNYLSPKGEVHRTRDILWVSGLLNGERVDCYVNHWPSRLGGERYSFPSRAAAANVCRRHSDSVMTARPGSKLIVMGDFNDDPVSRSITRVLGAAGDRSKVAPGQLYNPWQQLYRKGTGTLAYQDTWSLFDQILISYPFLLKPQTGYFFYKAVVLREPWMQEPAGRYKGYPMRSWDRYSYRGGFSDHFPVYIVLLKAAGQIRAIQ